One window of the Runella slithyformis DSM 19594 genome contains the following:
- a CDS encoding OmpA family protein has translation MKRTILLFALYISFSITTLAQGNAKSEEYYVLIDAHHIETKQPVTSAAFYVTDETGKRVLELQADASGKASAKLPGKANYLVECIAEGFMTLVLPVRDLRPQNVVQFKMIPAKKEIEPLKIPEKGKAITLKNIYFDRSSPVLRSESQPELDALAEALIQNPAIRIEIRGHTDNAGDFDLNVKLSQERCQAVETYLIKKGIERRRLQSKGRGSLDPIAPNTSEENRKKNRRVEFVVL, from the coding sequence ATGAAACGTACAATCCTTCTCTTTGCCCTATACATTAGTTTTTCTATTACGACCCTCGCCCAGGGAAATGCTAAGTCTGAAGAGTATTATGTTTTGATTGATGCCCATCATATTGAGACGAAACAGCCCGTGACAAGTGCTGCGTTTTATGTAACGGACGAAACTGGAAAACGGGTACTTGAATTGCAGGCTGATGCCTCCGGAAAAGCGTCGGCCAAGCTGCCGGGTAAAGCCAATTATCTGGTCGAGTGCATTGCGGAAGGTTTTATGACGCTGGTTTTGCCCGTTCGGGATTTACGCCCCCAAAATGTGGTGCAGTTTAAAATGATCCCTGCCAAAAAAGAAATCGAGCCTTTGAAGATACCGGAGAAAGGCAAAGCCATCACGCTGAAAAATATTTATTTCGATCGCAGCAGCCCTGTGCTTCGCTCAGAATCACAGCCTGAACTGGATGCGCTGGCCGAAGCTTTGATCCAAAACCCGGCAATTCGGATTGAAATTCGCGGTCATACCGACAATGCCGGCGATTTTGACCTGAACGTAAAGCTTTCCCAAGAGCGCTGCCAGGCGGTAGAAACCTATCTGATCAAAAAAGGGATTGAACGCCGTCGCCTTCAAAGCAAAGGCCGAGGCAGCCTTGACCCGATTGCCCCCAATACCTCCGAAGAAAATCGAAAAAAAAACCGTCGGGTGGAGTTTGTGGTGTTATGA
- the mtgA gene encoding monofunctional biosynthetic peptidoglycan transglycosylase yields the protein MAANRIRPANAPLSKQKSPAPHWRSKVVRILLKTVLYFLIGSVIWVTVLKFVPVWFTPFMIVRKFEAISEGRSSKIYSDWTPMSEMSKEAPLSVVASEDQLFPQHWGFDFKSMVNAFKHNFRGKKIRGASTISQQVAKNVFLWQGRSYIRKALEAYFTLLIEVIWGKERILEVYLNVAETGNMTFGYEAAAQRFFYKPAASLTRNEAARIAAVLPSPLRFSAKNPSAYVQRRTAQIARQMRMLGRVYINNL from the coding sequence ATGGCTGCCAATCGCATTCGTCCTGCTAATGCTCCTCTATCAAAGCAAAAGTCGCCCGCGCCTCATTGGCGTTCAAAGGTGGTGCGTATTCTGTTGAAAACGGTCCTTTATTTTTTAATTGGTTCCGTGATTTGGGTAACGGTGTTGAAATTTGTGCCTGTCTGGTTCACGCCTTTTATGATAGTTCGCAAGTTTGAAGCAATCTCAGAGGGGCGCAGCAGTAAAATATATTCTGATTGGACACCCATGAGTGAAATGTCTAAGGAGGCACCCCTATCCGTAGTGGCTTCGGAGGATCAGTTGTTTCCGCAGCATTGGGGGTTTGATTTTAAATCCATGGTAAATGCGTTTAAGCATAACTTCCGGGGAAAAAAAATACGGGGTGCCAGTACTATTTCCCAGCAAGTGGCTAAAAATGTGTTTCTCTGGCAAGGGCGCAGTTATATCAGAAAAGCATTGGAAGCCTATTTCACGCTGTTAATAGAGGTGATATGGGGAAAAGAACGAATTTTGGAGGTCTATTTAAATGTGGCAGAAACCGGTAATATGACGTTTGGATATGAGGCTGCCGCCCAACGTTTTTTTTACAAGCCTGCGGCTTCTCTTACGCGTAATGAAGCGGCGAGAATCGCCGCTGTGTTGCCAAGCCCGCTTCGATTTTCTGCCAAGAACCCCTCTGCCTATGTTCAGCGAAGGACGGCGCAAATAGCGCGCCAAATGCGTATGTTGGGCCGGGTATATATAAATAATTTATAG
- the hemW gene encoding radical SAM family heme chaperone HemW → MHLYLHIPFCKQACHYCDFHFSTNLKSKADLVAAICRELELQKDYLPTRELETIYFGGGTPSLLTEAELGQIFDTIHQFYRVHPSAEITLEANPDDLTAEKLISLKPYINRLSIGLQSFHEPYLRFMNRAHNAAESEASVKRAQDHGFDNLTIDLMYGMSEKMLGMEESETASEDRVWQKDLEMAVALNTPHISAYNLTIEPKTVLGNWLKKGKIKSVNEELSARHFEQMIMYLNASRYEQYEISNFARDGHYARHNSSYWKRRPYLGVGPSAHSFNGPSRQYNIANNALYIQSLTEERLPFEMEILTSYDQVNDYLLTSLRTIWGCDLRIIQELAGIDLRETHKKYLNAFMDYGWVFIEDNVLFLTYNGKLFADRIASDLFVV, encoded by the coding sequence ATGCATCTGTACCTCCACATTCCTTTTTGTAAGCAAGCCTGTCATTACTGCGACTTTCATTTCAGCACCAACCTGAAATCAAAAGCAGACTTGGTGGCAGCGATTTGTCGTGAACTGGAGCTTCAGAAAGACTACCTGCCAACTCGGGAATTAGAAACCATTTACTTCGGCGGTGGAACGCCTTCGTTGCTGACGGAGGCCGAATTGGGACAGATTTTTGACACCATTCACCAATTTTACCGCGTTCATCCGTCAGCTGAGATTACGCTGGAGGCCAATCCCGATGATTTAACGGCTGAAAAGTTGATCTCTCTCAAGCCCTATATCAATCGGCTCAGCATAGGCCTTCAATCCTTTCATGAACCGTATTTGCGATTTATGAATCGGGCGCACAATGCCGCTGAATCAGAAGCTTCGGTCAAACGAGCCCAAGATCATGGTTTTGACAATCTGACCATTGATCTGATGTACGGGATGAGTGAAAAAATGTTGGGAATGGAAGAGTCGGAAACTGCTTCGGAAGACAGAGTATGGCAAAAAGATTTGGAAATGGCGGTTGCCTTGAATACACCCCATATTTCTGCCTATAACCTCACCATCGAGCCCAAAACCGTCTTGGGAAATTGGCTGAAAAAAGGAAAAATCAAGTCCGTTAATGAAGAACTGTCAGCTCGTCATTTTGAACAAATGATAATGTATCTTAACGCGAGCCGCTACGAACAGTACGAAATCTCCAATTTTGCCCGGGACGGTCACTACGCCCGGCACAACAGCAGCTACTGGAAACGGCGTCCTTATTTGGGGGTTGGACCAAGTGCTCATTCATTTAACGGGCCCTCGCGTCAATATAATATTGCCAACAATGCACTTTATATTCAGTCTCTTACAGAAGAAAGACTGCCTTTTGAAATGGAAATTTTAACTTCGTATGATCAGGTGAATGATTATCTTCTGACAAGTTTACGGACAATCTGGGGCTGTGATTTGAGAATCATTCAGGAGTTGGCGGGCATTGATTTGAGAGAAACACACAAAAAATACCTGAATGCGTTTATGGATTACGGATGGGTTTTTATAGAAGACAACGTGTTGTTTTTAACTTATAATGGTAAACTGTTTGCCGACCGTATTGCGTCTGATTTGTTTGTTGTTTGA